From the Priestia koreensis genome, one window contains:
- a CDS encoding alpha/beta fold hydrolase — MNAHAQQKSTMINLNGIDVYYEFHKPDPSKPVIVLIHGFLSSSFSFRRLIPYLEKEFSVLTVDLPPFGKSGKNLSFRYSYQNLADLVISLLESLKVDKAFLVGHSMGGQITLNIAKRRPDIASKIVLLCSSGYIDRFHYSLIYSSYFPYFYLWLKAWLAKTGVLGSLKNVVYNHALIDEDMVQGYSTPFLDNQIFKALTKMIRDREGDLSSTMLQQIMTPSLLIWGEEDRVVPINVGRRMHQDLKDATFVSFKDTGHLLPEECPDSIYQQITNFIFPSTGRV, encoded by the coding sequence ATGAATGCACACGCACAGCAGAAATCAACTATGATAAATCTAAACGGAATTGATGTTTATTATGAATTCCATAAGCCTGATCCATCGAAACCAGTTATTGTACTTATCCATGGGTTTTTATCCTCTAGTTTTAGCTTCAGACGATTAATTCCCTATCTCGAAAAGGAGTTTTCTGTTTTGACTGTGGATTTACCTCCATTCGGTAAAAGCGGAAAAAATCTTTCCTTTCGCTATTCTTACCAAAACCTAGCAGATCTTGTTATTTCACTACTTGAATCGCTAAAAGTGGACAAGGCTTTTTTGGTAGGCCATTCGATGGGTGGCCAAATTACGCTCAATATTGCGAAAAGGCGTCCTGACATCGCCTCAAAAATTGTTCTTTTATGCAGCTCTGGCTATATAGACAGATTTCATTATTCATTAATTTACTCGTCATACTTTCCGTACTTTTATTTATGGTTAAAGGCATGGCTTGCGAAAACAGGTGTATTAGGAAGTCTTAAAAATGTAGTGTATAATCACGCTTTAATTGATGAAGATATGGTGCAAGGGTACTCAACGCCATTTTTAGACAACCAAATTTTCAAAGCGTTAACCAAAATGATTCGTGATCGTGAAGGCGATCTCTCTTCCACGATGCTGCAACAAATTATGACGCCTAGTCTTCTTATTTGGGGTGAAGAGGACCGAGTCGTACCAATTAATGTAGGAAGACGGATGCATCAAGATTTAAAGGATGCCACTTTTGTCTCTTTCAAAGATACCGGGCATCTGCTTCCTGAAGAATGCCCTGACAGCATATATCAACAGATCACGAATTTTATTTTTCCATCTACAGGCAGGGTGTAA
- a CDS encoding MalY/PatB family protein — protein MNKHLFDESINRFNTQSTKWDNIQTVFGSDDLLPMWVADMDFKAPQEVIDAVKNRVEHGIFGYTHPNDHTHKAIQQWMSARHGWDIETSWLTYSPGVVFAISMAVQAFTNEQDKVLIQTPVYPPFFNMVKLNNRTLIENPLLLSEGRYEMDFDDLEEKLSNGVKMMILCSPHNPIGRVWTKEELTKVAELCQRYDVLILSDEIHSDIIFGDHVHTPIASLSDEISDRTITCMAPSKTFNLAGFQASSIIISNTDLRQKYTELQHKQGFFSLNALGITAIEAAYAHGEPWLKSLLNYLEQNVSEVESFIKKELPSLSVIKAEGTYLLWIDCRSLNMTDEDLQKLFVQKGKVGVEPGGKYGEEGRGFIRLNIGCPRSTLIEGLNRIKIALS, from the coding sequence ATGAACAAGCATTTATTTGACGAATCCATTAATCGCTTTAATACCCAATCAACCAAATGGGACAATATCCAAACGGTTTTTGGCTCAGATGACCTCTTGCCGATGTGGGTAGCTGATATGGATTTCAAGGCCCCTCAAGAAGTGATTGACGCCGTGAAAAATCGTGTCGAGCATGGTATTTTTGGTTATACGCATCCAAACGATCATACACATAAAGCCATTCAACAATGGATGTCAGCGCGACACGGCTGGGACATCGAGACGAGTTGGCTCACGTACAGTCCGGGCGTTGTATTCGCGATTAGCATGGCAGTTCAAGCTTTTACAAATGAACAGGATAAAGTGTTAATTCAAACCCCTGTATATCCTCCTTTTTTCAACATGGTCAAGCTTAATAATCGTACGCTTATTGAAAACCCTCTTCTTCTATCAGAAGGTCGCTATGAAATGGACTTTGACGATTTGGAGGAGAAGCTCTCTAATGGTGTAAAGATGATGATCTTGTGCAGTCCTCATAATCCAATCGGAAGAGTGTGGACAAAAGAAGAGTTAACGAAGGTTGCTGAACTTTGTCAGCGATATGATGTGCTTATTTTATCTGATGAGATTCACTCAGATATCATTTTTGGAGATCATGTTCATACACCCATTGCTTCTTTAAGCGATGAAATTAGTGACCGTACTATTACGTGTATGGCCCCTAGTAAAACGTTTAATTTGGCTGGTTTTCAAGCTTCCTCTATTATTATTTCGAATACTGACCTTCGCCAAAAATATACGGAATTGCAGCATAAACAAGGATTTTTCTCTTTAAATGCGTTAGGTATTACAGCAATTGAGGCCGCTTATGCTCACGGAGAACCGTGGCTGAAATCTTTATTAAATTACCTTGAGCAAAATGTGAGCGAAGTCGAATCATTTATAAAGAAAGAGCTTCCTTCACTTTCCGTTATCAAGGCAGAAGGAACATATCTGCTATGGATTGATTGTCGATCACTCAATATGACAGATGAGGACTTGCAGAAGCTTTTCGTACAAAAAGGAAAAGTAGGCGTAGAGCCCGGCGGAAAATACGGTGAAGAAGGAAGAGGATTTATCCGTTTGAACATCGGGTGTCCACGCTCCACGCTCATTGAAGGATTAAATCGCATAAAAATTGCTTTATCCTAA
- a CDS encoding DUF4855 domain-containing protein: MKKALPLVLAFLLVCFSSAPAHAAFTDVPNDHWAKNEIEFLTKKNIIKGYDNGRFGPRDYITRKQAVIMMMRALKLNVSNRPNPHFKDISPTQNGYKEIAAAVDEGWFLKGSSFYPDRPLTREEMARCLAKAYQLTNKGASSFKDVSTSSPYYSDIMALVSNDITSGYTKTTFGPKDPVNRAQFAVFMSRIYSKPLAYVVKRGSTTVKTFDSKDDAVEFALTSSDLTVHPVSNTVNTYPDQFLGTNSAKINNGVLIYNGFENQKSFDADFFTPYISYVKNQKPVDSLFDTFIVLGRTYSQTGSFQQTINSTGNDANYAEWKWYMDRTFSGSGVVPNLNQSASMNPVAKKVNVYLSIPYPKYRGQFVDLAGKKVPVTAASRYQLVNWYVNETMKKFQAGGYKNVELSGFYWLNETVINPEDQELVKKTSALLKSKGKQLIYSPHSRSTNFEHWQEYGFSGAYLQSNAFKVKTSLKDVQKQLHFGYLEALTYGSGINLEIDDVSLSNDIQDRITKFDEYLRLGRLYHLPGRSVIMYQGTEMIYRLGTYHSKYGERYANFQKAYDDLYAFLKNK; this comes from the coding sequence ATGAAAAAAGCTCTACCACTTGTTCTGGCGTTCCTACTCGTATGCTTTTCGAGCGCTCCTGCTCACGCTGCATTTACGGATGTACCTAACGATCACTGGGCAAAAAATGAAATTGAATTTTTAACAAAAAAGAATATTATTAAAGGTTATGACAACGGACGATTTGGCCCTCGTGACTACATTACGCGGAAACAAGCGGTAATCATGATGATGCGCGCCTTAAAGCTGAATGTGTCCAATCGACCGAATCCTCACTTTAAAGACATATCTCCTACGCAAAACGGATACAAAGAAATTGCAGCGGCCGTTGATGAAGGATGGTTTCTAAAAGGAAGCTCGTTTTACCCTGATCGTCCGTTAACGCGCGAAGAAATGGCACGTTGCTTAGCAAAAGCCTATCAGTTAACAAACAAAGGGGCGTCATCATTTAAAGATGTGTCGACGAGCAGTCCATATTATTCTGATATTATGGCGTTAGTTAGCAATGATATCACCTCAGGATATACAAAAACGACGTTTGGCCCAAAAGATCCTGTAAACCGTGCACAATTCGCTGTGTTTATGTCCCGTATTTACAGTAAACCTCTAGCTTATGTTGTAAAACGCGGAAGTACAACCGTTAAAACCTTTGATTCAAAGGACGATGCGGTAGAATTCGCATTAACATCAAGTGATTTAACCGTTCATCCCGTCAGCAACACCGTCAATACATATCCAGATCAATTCTTAGGAACCAATAGCGCAAAAATTAACAATGGGGTTCTTATTTACAACGGATTTGAAAATCAAAAAAGCTTTGATGCGGACTTTTTTACACCTTACATTTCGTATGTAAAGAATCAAAAGCCTGTCGATTCACTCTTTGATACGTTTATTGTGTTAGGAAGAACGTATTCACAAACAGGAAGCTTTCAGCAAACAATTAATAGTACTGGTAATGATGCGAACTACGCTGAATGGAAATGGTATATGGACCGTACGTTTAGTGGAAGTGGCGTCGTTCCAAACTTAAATCAATCAGCGTCAATGAATCCTGTAGCAAAAAAAGTAAACGTGTACCTTTCTATTCCTTATCCAAAGTACCGTGGTCAATTTGTTGATCTAGCTGGTAAAAAAGTGCCCGTCACGGCCGCAAGTCGCTATCAGCTTGTGAATTGGTATGTGAATGAAACGATGAAAAAGTTCCAAGCTGGCGGATATAAAAATGTGGAGCTATCCGGGTTCTACTGGTTGAATGAAACGGTCATTAATCCTGAAGATCAAGAGCTTGTTAAAAAGACCAGCGCGCTATTAAAATCAAAAGGAAAACAGCTTATTTATTCTCCACATTCTCGCAGCACAAACTTTGAGCACTGGCAGGAGTACGGATTTAGCGGTGCTTACTTACAAAGCAATGCATTTAAAGTGAAAACGTCGTTAAAAGATGTTCAAAAGCAACTTCACTTCGGATATCTTGAAGCTTTAACTTACGGATCTGGTATCAATCTAGAAATCGACGATGTCTCACTTAGTAACGATATTCAAGATCGCATTACGAAGTTTGATGAATACCTTCGCCTCGGTCGCTTGTATCATCTGCCAGGCAGAAGCGTTATTATGTATCAAGGAACGGAAATGATTTACCGCTTAGGAACCTACCATTCTAAGTACGGCGAGCGATATGCTAACTTTCAGAAGGCTTACGATGATTTGTATGCATTTTTGAAAAATAAATAG
- the kapD gene encoding 3'-5' exonuclease KapD, producing the protein MEQNHQYLFLDFEFTMPETKGYPKGFYPEIIEIGLASMVNNEINSTFSSHVQPIKFPILTERCKSFLSIQQHQVDNGITLESLVNILHSYEKDYPTTIITWGNMDMKVLRHTCQKANLSFPFKGRMLDLSMEYKRFFGDQNQTGLWKAVQEYGKEGTGKHHCALDDAITTLNIFKLVENDKRYLSPHAPTTIGDRIDFSKVLNKFAL; encoded by the coding sequence GTGGAGCAAAACCATCAATATTTATTTTTAGATTTTGAATTTACTATGCCGGAAACAAAGGGATATCCAAAAGGGTTTTATCCTGAAATTATTGAAATCGGCTTGGCTTCAATGGTAAATAACGAAATTAACAGCACGTTTTCTTCGCATGTTCAACCGATCAAATTCCCCATTCTAACAGAGCGATGTAAATCTTTCCTCAGCATTCAACAACATCAGGTTGATAACGGCATTACATTAGAGTCCTTAGTGAATATTTTACACTCGTATGAAAAAGATTATCCTACTACCATCATCACATGGGGAAATATGGATATGAAAGTACTCCGACATACGTGTCAAAAAGCAAATTTATCATTTCCATTCAAAGGGAGAATGCTAGATTTATCAATGGAATACAAACGTTTCTTCGGCGATCAAAACCAAACGGGATTATGGAAAGCCGTACAGGAATATGGAAAAGAAGGGACCGGAAAGCACCACTGTGCCCTTGATGATGCCATCACGACCCTTAACATCTTTAAATTAGTTGAAAACGACAAACGCTACTTATCTCCTCATGCCCCTACGACCATCGGTGACCGCATCGACTTTTCAAAAGTACTCAATAAATTTGCATTATAA
- a CDS encoding hotdog fold thioesterase encodes MNTNGTLIEALGIEILSASSEKVEATMPVDERTRQPFGLLHGGASVALAETVASIGGLHCVDPEREVCVGLEINANHIRGKKDGVVKAIGTPLHKGRTTVVWEVKIVDEDEKLICVSRCTLAVIQKRSS; translated from the coding sequence ATGAACACAAATGGAACTTTAATTGAGGCACTTGGTATTGAAATTTTGTCTGCATCTAGTGAAAAAGTAGAGGCCACGATGCCTGTGGATGAACGCACGAGACAGCCTTTCGGTTTGTTGCACGGCGGTGCGTCTGTAGCATTAGCTGAAACGGTGGCGAGCATTGGTGGTCTTCACTGTGTGGATCCAGAACGTGAAGTGTGTGTAGGCCTTGAAATCAATGCCAACCACATTCGTGGAAAGAAAGACGGTGTCGTAAAGGCGATTGGCACGCCACTACATAAAGGCCGCACGACGGTTGTGTGGGAAGTGAAAATTGTAGATGAAGATGAAAAATTAATCTGTGTGTCACGGTGTACACTAGCTGTTATTCAAAAGCGTTCGAGTTGA
- a CDS encoding HD domain-containing protein: protein MREITLTQIFEHPIAQKYLKRSGVAHAVAVSYHAFRLAVQHHVNPDLATKAALLHDIGHYEWYTDGKWDYEKYKKNDIHAIKGAERAHKLLIRLGENPQAAKEIALAILLHTDSYLPDGELHQRPLQKVVRLADEADEEPGGNHHYREMDDQLALKKIQELDEKVAEFLNTEPFRQLG from the coding sequence TTGAGAGAAATTACACTAACACAAATTTTTGAACATCCCATTGCACAAAAATACTTGAAACGCTCCGGAGTCGCACATGCAGTGGCGGTTTCTTACCACGCTTTTCGTTTAGCTGTTCAGCATCATGTGAATCCAGACCTAGCGACAAAGGCCGCGCTTCTGCATGACATTGGTCACTATGAATGGTATACCGATGGAAAATGGGATTATGAAAAGTATAAAAAGAACGATATTCATGCGATAAAAGGTGCAGAGCGTGCACATAAACTGCTCATCCGTTTAGGAGAAAATCCACAGGCTGCCAAGGAAATTGCTCTTGCGATATTGCTTCATACTGATTCGTATTTACCCGACGGAGAGTTACATCAGCGTCCTCTGCAAAAGGTAGTCCGACTTGCAGACGAAGCGGATGAAGAGCCGGGAGGTAATCATCATTATCGTGAGATGGACGACCAATTGGCACTTAAGAAAATTCAAGAGCTCGATGAGAAAGTAGCTGAATTTTTAAATACTGAGCCATTTCGCCAGTTAGGGTAA
- a CDS encoding sulfite oxidase-like oxidoreductase: protein MFFGRVKQKQENDRVPPNQHVTKKFPILHHGSVPKYKEDLSNWNLKVSGLVENPLTFSYNDLREFDDVSVTNDIHCVTGWSRLDNGWTGISVQDVARKVDVKPEARFVVLHAEENWTTNLPIEDFLRETTLLAHSHDGKPLTPKHGYPFRVVVPHLYFWKSAKWIREIEFVKEDQPGFWEQNGYHNYGNPWKEQRFSWD, encoded by the coding sequence ATGTTTTTCGGACGAGTAAAACAGAAACAAGAAAACGATCGAGTTCCACCAAATCAGCATGTGACCAAGAAATTTCCGATTCTTCATCACGGCTCGGTTCCAAAGTATAAGGAAGATTTATCAAATTGGAACCTAAAGGTGTCAGGATTAGTAGAGAATCCTCTTACTTTTTCATACAATGATTTAAGAGAGTTTGATGATGTGAGTGTAACGAATGATATTCACTGTGTTACAGGTTGGTCTCGCCTTGATAACGGGTGGACGGGGATTTCCGTGCAGGACGTGGCGAGGAAAGTGGACGTAAAGCCAGAGGCTCGTTTTGTGGTTCTTCATGCGGAAGAGAACTGGACGACTAATTTACCGATTGAGGATTTTTTGCGTGAAACGACGCTGCTTGCACATTCCCATGATGGAAAACCATTGACGCCAAAGCACGGATATCCATTTCGTGTTGTCGTGCCTCATCTGTATTTTTGGAAAAGCGCAAAATGGATTAGAGAGATCGAATTTGTAAAAGAGGACCAGCCAGGATTCTGGGAGCAAAACGGCTATCATAACTATGGGAATCCGTGGAAAGAACAGCGGTTTAGCTGGGATTAA